ACACAGTTCAAGGCACTTAAAGTCTCCTTCAGAACTTAAAAACCTGGCCGTGAAAAGACGCAGCCTTTGCGCTTGTCCTGATTTCTGTCCGTCTGATATGTTTAGTTTGTTTGGTCCAATTAATGTGTCAAAGATTTATATTGTAACTACCAACGcattttttctaaatatatgCAAACAGATCATGACGATGTACGGCACTCTGCACAAGTACAACAATCAGTGCTTgattcagaacatttttttttttttatgtagtgcATTCCTGTTTTAAACAGCCCATCCTACCTGTTCTAAAAGGTTGATGGAGTCCTGCAGAACAGTTTTCAGCAGTTGCATGTCCTCTGTGGTTCTATACCCAGGTGCCTGTCTGGGGCCATATTCAGGGGTCCAGCTAccaaacaacagaaagaagattttttttctcatgtgcacatttcagcatttatatTTAAGGCAAAAAGGTAGTAGAAgacatataaacacagacagacacaaagtcaAATTGATGTTAGACGGGGACTTAGAGTGGAGGAGCACTGATGTAAGACTGTCACTTACATAACCCTATTTACTGAGGCAGACAAACAGGCCGTTTCAGTATTGTGAGTCATTCACCAAGAGTTCTCTCGAACCCTATTTTATGTGGGCTGCTTGAAGGACAGACAAAAAATACCCAGAAGTACTGAccccttcactctctctctccacccacaCAAAGACTGCTGCTTTCTGAGCACTGAGCAACAGTACCAGTCCAAGACAGACAGTGATCAATAGACGATGTGCATGTTGCATAGGAAGAGAAAGTTATCCCACCTGGCCACACTCCTCTCCCTCAGCCGATGCTTTGTGGTCAGGTACATGCGGTTGGCTACATCTTCCATCGCCCACAACTTGAAGAACAGACCCAGGTTCATCATCGTCAGAATCAGCAAACTGAAAGAGACAGTTCAAATCTGTCAACATGGTTCAAACATTGACATGAGAGCATCATGGCTCCAGAAATGACCACTCATACTGTTCAAACATAATTACTTTTCTTTATAACTAAGGCAGTCTTCACCATGAACAACTGCACAATGGAATCCATTCTTATCACTCGGTACAAACCATGTTGTTTCACTGTTGTGTTTCAGAGACTTACATCACACTCATCCCAGCCACTATCTTTGTGGTGCTCCATCTGTGCGTGCCTCTAATTTCTATGGGGCCTGTAAGACAGCAGGACACATGAAATCAAAAGGTatgagtcattaaaaaaaattcaccctcccatacagtgtgtgcccgtgaggacaataactaatcggACCAATATCGCTCTTTGTACCAGGCGATACTGATTTTTTGATTGAAATACAGATAGTTGCCTGGCTCCGGTTGAAGGTAACACATGTCTAACTAGCTGGCCATAATATGTAAAATAACCTTTGTACTTTAATTGTATACACTGCACAATAATAGGagaacaaaaccaacatgatTTAATTTCTTACTATTACGAGTTGTGCCATTTCTTGCCAGGTCAACTGTTTTTCTAAAGTCTAATCTAAAATTTTCAggcaggctgcccctgaaatcttcctggcTTTGTTGTTTACACATGCCCCTCACAGCGTGAGAATATCCCTATCTGACAGGGGGAAGGTCTCAGGAAgtaagacatgatgtaaaatgaACAATGTGAAAGTGGCGGATTAAActgatgacagttttttttttgcttttacatCAATGCTCTGTGTAGATAGACGTCAACAAAAGCGCAGAGAAGAACATGCTGgcagacagaaaacataatgaaaatgtttcactacgtgcacggagatcacATAGGTCACATGCTATACTGTCTATGGTCATGCTCCTGTTGCAGGATATAACATCATCACCTCctaaatatttcctgctgcattcagCGGCGTCAGCTCAACCCGACTTTACATCGTAAATTtactttggggcttttttttttgggtgaagtaagagtgaaaaattcagctttttgcattcacacatacatcACACCCAAAATTTTATCAGGTAGattcaggactttttttttttttttttggggcttttcatgcctttaatggagagatagggcAGAggaagaagccacaggtgggatgtgaacccgggccgcctgcttgagacgacagcctccatacatggggcgcgcgcactaaccactgcgccaccagcgccccgattCAGGATATTTGTGCATGTGGGAAAGCAGCATAAGATAATGATTGGCAGGCTAGCAGTTTCTCCCAGCTTTTAAGCTACATGCTAAGCTAAACATTTCCTGGCAAAAGTTTAcattaaacagaaacatttctgaGCAGGATAGATCTTTCAAAGTATGACGCAGTATAAGGGGAATCTGTGCATTCCCCAAAATGCTCTgtcaaactattcctttaaaGCTGTCATGTTATGGCAGTTATGTCATGTACCCATGATGCTGTCTCGGTCCTGCTCAGCGTCCTGCCCATACTGCGTGTTGAGGTTCATGTGCTCTGGCAGTGTCCTGCCAGTCCGCCTCCTCCTACGAAGCCCACTCATCTTCCCAGAGTCTCCACCTCCCTGGTTCATCTCTgcttcctcctccatcagtTCAGCCTCTGTACAGGGTCAATACAcagtcacaaacaaacaaaacaaatacaagtgTGAGCAGGGTGAGAAGGTgggaaaaacactttttagcTAAATATATGTAAAAGGTTGGTGAAGGATTCCTGCAAAAAACTGAGTGCGCTGTGCACTTAAAAAGGACAAATCTGCCCTTTATATTCCGCCTCTTCTTCTTATAAATGCAGCTGTAACATGAGTCACTGTTGCACAGTCTGATGTGTGTTGGAGGAAACCATTCATATCAGATCAGGGGTAAAGACAAGCCACAGGCAAAGGAATGAAGACGGGGAAGCTTACCGAGCTGTCTGAAGTTATCCTCTATACCGCTCCAGGAGTTTTTGGTGATGAAGGATTTGATCAGACCCCAGGGCTGCTTCTTGTATTTCACATCAGTGTAAACCCTGGCAGAAGAACAAGGGAACATTCCCTCCATGAATATACAAAACTCAACAGACGATCCATctgaaaaaaatgatcaaaacattTACCTGAGTCGACACTTCCTCTTCGAGGTACGTATGATGTAGTATCGAGTCTGAGTGTAGAAGTAATCATGATAGGGAACGTCGTGAGTGAACACCTCAGAGTCCACAAGGTAGTAATGACCGTCCCTGGATTCTTTGTACAGCGTCTAAGAGGTAATTGGAGTACAAATAAGCATGCAGtcgtaaaacacacaaaaacgtGTTTATCCTGCCATTTGAGCATGCAAACAGCATTTACACGGATGTAAACACACCTGGTTCTCTGTAGCGGTGGAGAACTTGCCTATCAGAGGGTTGCTGATAGTTATTGTGTAGttcagacatcttttcatgttCCCCGAGGCGTCTTTTTGCCAAGCAGTAAAACTAGAGTCTGATAATCGAAAGGAAAACATGAATTTGTTACATGGAAGTTTTTATGATTTAGAACAAGTAGACAATTGGTTTCAGAAATGTTGGAAAGGTACTAGATTAATTTACAGTTTTAATACTTActggttgtttttctgacattCATGAACCTTCTGATGAAGCTGGAGTCCGTGAAGAGCATTTCAAACATCTTGCTAGCGCTGATGTGGAAGACCTTGTTTAGATAAAGTCGACCCTGCACCGTGGGCAAACCCACCCGCTCCTCCGCTGCGGAAGCAAAAAGAGGAGAATATTAATTCAACAATAAtaccaaaaaaaatatatgaatttaaCCAATTCAATTAATTCTAAACCTGAGCATTCACCCACCTTCTTCGATGCTGTCTGAACCGCTCTGCTCAGACACACCGTTCTCGTTAGCGTTGAGGTCGAGAGAAAGTGTGGAGCGCTTGGAACCCCGTTCTGAGGCGAGGCGGTCCAGTAATTGAGCAGGACTGCGCCGCTGAGATGGGCTGCTACGGGAGTCATcctgcatggggggggggggtgtgacacaaaaagataaacttttaaaaagataaGACTTGCACAACCAAAACAATgatgaataaaagaagaaaaaaaaaatgtagtacCGCATTGATCTGTAAGCCGTGTATGGAAGGCAAGTCCTCCCCCTGAGGCGTTGAGGTCTCTAAAGGCGCATGATCCACCCCAGGGAGGCGTACGGAGGAGGTCCGCTCTAGCTTTCCAACAACATCATCACCACCAGGCCTCACAGTCAGGCTGCAGACAAACAGAACAGGTGGTTATACATTACATAACAGTAAAttaaagtgtgcatgtgtgtgtgtgtgtgtgtgtgtgtgtggggggggggggttacctGGTCTGCATGCTTGATTCTCCTGACAACTGTAAACTCTCCATCTCTTCATTGGTCAGGCCCAGATAATTCCCATAATGCTGTTTGACCATCTGCCACAACTCCAAACTGGTCAGAGGCTGAAAACATAAAGTGCAGGACCAGTTTGTTATCGTCTTCTAAAAGGGTTTCTGCTTTCATTGGCAGAAAAGTATCTGCAGGTTACTATAGGAGACCAGTAGTAAAGACGCAGAATGAGTCAGTCTTATCTCCATGGTTGatccaaaaacatttttgtctcGATATTTATCAGACTTTTTGTTAACCCTTGAGACCAGAGACAGATCATCCAAGAAATGTCACCAAAACAATAGATAACTGAGTTAAGTTATTccttggggggggggtcacattTATGGAGGCAGGTTCTTAAAGGAATTAAAGTGGTTAGTCGAttttcatataaaaaataaaaaaagaggcaacaaaaacaacatgttgttttgacAACACACTTCTTATTCTGTCAGGTAATTAACAGCAAGTCAAATGACGACCTGTATGCCATTTGGCGCTAGAGAAGTTGTTATAGCGCAtataaaacagagagacaggtcaaGTTTCGTTCAAGTTTTACTTACTTGACAGCGGACATTTCCCCGCAGCTGTGAGCTCTGACAGACCGTCCAACAGTGATCTGTAACCTGCACGCACTCACATTCAGGAAGTCCTGGATCTGAGCGCAGCGGTTGCGTAAAGAAAGCGCCGCCCAGATTTCAcagcgattaaaaaaaaaaaaaaaggtaaataaaagctCGCACAACCCGTTGTTAGTCCGGTTTACTGACAATCCGGACACAGAAAGTTAGTTGTTATCGTGTGATTCCGTGGATAATAAGAGCTCCGGCTTCAAGTGCACTCTGTGTGGATGAAGGCAGAATGTAAACGAGCCCTCGTGGCCACACCTACAGCAGGGGTCAATGAACTTTCACGGTGATGTTGTCATACAGGTGTTTGTGCTCCGGATCCCTGCAGACTCGCAGCCCCGTGGGTAGACTACGCTGCTATGGTGCCTGTCTCCTACAAGTGGAGTCTGTAAGTAATTTAAAGGGGAAGTAAAACAACGTGTTTTTGCCTAAACTGAgttattaaaaattaaaagatgTACATAACACCTTGGTTTCTATATTGATCAAATGAATTACATCTATTTGTAGTTTAATGGTCAACCTCTGTATagcaaatacatgttttaataaagatggtgtctagattttcatgaaatcaaaccGAGTTTTCTTCCAATACCGAACCAGAATCACGATTGCCTGTTACTGACAGGCAACTATGTTACTAAGATTTTAAAGCATTCGCACTTTAATTATCCccacatttgattaaaaaaatgaaaatttcaCATGCTAAAAACTTCCTAAAGGGAAGGTTTTCCATCTGTTTGCAATGTTTCTGCTGGAGATTTTGATATAagcaaataaattaataaatgctAAGTTACCTAGTCTGATGGTCATGATCCCTTTAACTTTTAGACTTGGGTGAACTAAATAAATATAGCTGTCTGCTACTCCTGTCATACATGTATGTAAATTATTCCTACCTCTGTATGTGGAACAATAAACAAAAGCTTCCATCTGTCGTACTCCAAGGCAAAACCTGCTGCGCTGCTCTGTGCAGATCTTTACCCAACATGCACCAGGAGAAAACACTGATAACCACTGAGGAAGATAGTCTGTGGCTGGGCCGGCATGATATGTACTCTGGACCGATTAGATAAGTGCTGCAGGATGGGTtaaagtcacacagctgcttCAGTCACAGCATTAAAGTATGTTAGAGTTAATGACAGTCATTTGTGATAcatgtgaaatgtttgtcttgaggacatgttttttttttcttgacacaTGTCACTGAGGTATGAAATGCATAACACATGGAGTATCGAGATTGTCCTGACGCAGCACGTGTTTGTAGTTTGGTGACTTTATAAAGAAACAGCAGGTGAGTGAAACAGGGCCTTACCTTGTCTAACAGCGTGTTCTGCCACATGCGGAAAACTCCCAGGTAACTTTTCTCTCTCGCCGAGAAGGAAGTGAAGAAGTACTGAAGGGGAAGATATCAAGAAATATGACTTAATCAGTCAGTTTTAATCAGGCTTTGAGTAAGCTCTTACTCTCTTCTAATACAACATACCTTGTCGGTGCTCGTGCACACCTGGATGGCGTTGGGAATGAGCCGAGCGGTTTTCTCTCTGGTCATAGTAACGACGTCTTTTAGTGTCAGTAtaatctaaaaaagaaaaacacggTGAAAAATAGTTAGTGCACATGAAGGAATGCTTTACAGAGAAATGCCATACAGAAGGCCCAACccgacatgcatccatacatttttattgactccattttttctgtgaattttagtttttctgGGGTGATCTTGTCTTATTGATCACCTCAGCTCAACATAACTGTTCTTTTGTCCCTGAAAACGgattcattttccttttcacCTCAAGATAACAAAGCTAGTTTTACCAGAGAATTGGGATCATTTTCTGGTGATCtagaaaacaaagcaaaaggGGCGCCGGATAAGCCGAGTGGTTTTGtggtgtgccccatgtacagcggCTCTAGTCCTTGTCGCTCTTGGTTTCGAATTCGACCTCAGCCCTtcactgcatgtcatccccctcatTCTCTCCCCCAGAACATTCCCTGGCTGTCATCAGCTgccctatccaataaaggccaaaatataacaaaaaaaaagaaaagaaaacaaagccaaaGGCTGGTCACTGGGATAGTTCAGACCACTACATGCCATGCTGCCATTGTCCACATAGTTCAGTTACTTAAGCctactgcagtttgttttgtgcttctgCAACTCTGGGGATACATGAAAAAGTCAAACTCCaaagaaaacaaccagaaacCATTAGTTATACTGGGaaatggatgtaaaaaaaaaaagggaaatgtatggatgcatgttcAATAAGGACTCCAGTAGATTACATCAACAGGAGTTATTTTGTGATGAGGACTTTAAATAACTTCAGAAACTCCTCAAAAGAGTGTGAACTGACTTCTAGCAGGAGTGAATTAGTCAGACATTGTTGCATTTGACAAAAGGTCCAATGAGTCAGAATTACTGTAGCTTCCTCCTTATTGTTGTATcaagtgtgtgtctctctctgcaatTGCAGAATTTCTTGCTGTTAATTTGCAAGGAATTGATATTGTCCAATTATTTATAAAAATTTagcaaaatgtttctttagAATAGCAGAAAAACATCAAGAAATATAAGCCAATACAAGAAATGTAATCAATTCTCTTCAGAGTTTCCTTTAGGATTTTGGACTTCATTGATTAATATTCTAATGAGTGTGAGCACAGATACTTAAAAGCATTAGAGCCGTCA
This is a stretch of genomic DNA from Labrus bergylta chromosome 20, fLabBer1.1, whole genome shotgun sequence. It encodes these proteins:
- the gramd1c gene encoding protein Aster-C produces the protein MDQVSYRSVGSDEITDESASVLEDRWSSSEEEASDPQAQCLAAPQAPLPTYKQRFDEFKKLFKELPESERLIVDYPCALQRDILLQGRLYLSENWLCFYSNVFRGTKIILTLKDVVTMTREKTARLIPNAIQVCTSTDKYFFTSFSAREKSYLGVFRMWQNTLLDKPLTSLELWQMVKQHYGNYLGLTNEEMESLQLSGESSMQTSLTVRPGGDDVVGKLERTSSVRLPGVDHAPLETSTPQGEDLPSIHGLQINADDSRSSPSQRRSPAQLLDRLASERGSKRSTLSLDLNANENGVSEQSGSDSIEEAEERVGLPTVQGRLYLNKVFHISASKMFEMLFTDSSFIRRFMNVRKTTNSSFTAWQKDASGNMKRCLNYTITISNPLIGKFSTATENQTLYKESRDGHYYLVDSEVFTHDVPYHDYFYTQTRYYIIRTSKRKCRLRVYTDVKYKKQPWGLIKSFITKNSWSGIEDNFRQLEAELMEEEAEMNQGGGDSGKMSGLRRRRRTGRTLPEHMNLNTQYGQDAEQDRDSIMGPIEIRGTHRWSTTKIVAGMSVILLILTMMNLGLFFKLWAMEDVANRMYLTTKHRLRERSVASWTPEYGPRQAPGYRTTEDMQLLKTVLQDSINLLEQLRNSLVVLQKNFALANRTAAPQ